The sequence below is a genomic window from Chrysiogenia bacterium.
CATTCACGGGGTGAGCGTGGCCTTTCGCTCACGAAAGCCTGAGTGGAGCTGCGCCAAGGGAGTCTTCTCGCTCAGCGAGCGGCGGCTCTCGGGCCCGGTCACCGAGTGCGGGGCATTTGAGAGCATCCGCCGCCAATGAGCGACTTTGCGCGCATCAAGGACGCCGTGCCGCTCCTGGACTTCATCCTTCGCGAGAGCGGCGGCCGGGTCGGAAAGAAATTCTCAGGCTACGTGCAGCTTGAAGCCTGCCCGTTCTGCGGAGGGCACGAATGCTTCAGCGTGCATGACGCAGAGGAGCGCTACTTTAAGTGCTTCCAGTGCGAGGCGCGCGGTGACATCTTCGGCTTTGCCCGTCTCTGGAAGGAGGAGCTTCGCTCCCCTATTGAATCCCTGCGGTACGTTGCGCAGGCCGCGGGAATCGAGATCGGGGATGCCCAGGAGGCTGCAACCCAGACCGCGAAGCAGCGTATCTGGGAGGAGGCGACGCGGTATTTCCAGGGCGTGCTCTTTGCTCCTCGCAATTCCGCGCCGCTTGCTTATTTGACAAGCGCGCGGGGTCATTCACGCATAGTGCTCGAAGAATTCGGCATCGGTTTCACCGACGGCGCGCTGGCGCGCCATCTTGAAAAATCCTTCTCGCACGATGAGCTGCTCTCCTCGGGGCTCGCGCTCAGCCAGGGCGGGCGAGTGCTCGACAAATGGCCTCCCGGCTACTTCGTCTTCCCTCACAAGATGTCCTCACGGAAGGGTTTCGCCGAGATCGGGGATTTCACCCTTAAGCCCTTCGGCGAAGGAAAGCGGCCGATCCGGTTGCAGAGCGAGTATCGGGAGCCCGGCTGTCTGTTCTTTAATCAGGGGGCGCTCTCAGGCGACGAGATCGTGGTCGTGGAAGGGCAGAACGACCTGCTGAGCATTGTCGGGCGCGGCGAATACCCGAACGTCGTCGCCACCTGCGGCCAGCTCACCGAGGGGCAGATTGAGCTTCTCAAGAAATCCTGCAGGAGCATCTGCGCCTGCTTCGACCGCGACGATGCGGGAAAGAAATATTTCAAAAAACTCGAAGCGGCGCTCCGACCCGAGTTGCTCCCGCCGCGCCTTCGCCAGATCGCCGGAGGCGAGGAAACGCGCCTGCGGCGCGTTGAGTGGTTCGGAGAAGCCAAGGACATCGATGAATACCTGCGCGGCAGGCCGCAGCCCGCCGAAGCCTTTGCAAGGCTTCTTTCGGGAGCGCGCGCCCATTACCGGCCGCTTACCGAGTGTCTCTCGATCTTCCGCTCCCATGCTGCCGACCGCAAGCTGAAGTTCGATTCCCCCGAAGCCGCGAAGATTCAGGGCCAGATCATCTTCGAGTGGCTCGGCGGCGAAAAGAGCTTCTTTGTCGAAAGCTCGGGCGCCCAGCGCCCCTATCTCGTCTACAACCACAAGGTCTATCCGCTCACCCAGGAAAACCAGTGGTTCCGCGCACTGCTCTACGACCTGGCCGACATCGTCTGCGCCGAAGCGCGAAGCCGCGCCATCTTCGATACGCTCGAATGCCGCGCACTTCTCGAAGGCCGCCAGATCGAGGTCTCCCCCTGGCTTCACGTTCAGAATGACTCGGAAATCTTCCTGCACACCGCAAGGGCCGATGATGCCGTGCTGCGCATCGCTCCGGGGAGCGTCACCGTCGTGCCCAATGCCGAGAGCTGCCTCCTTCGCCCATCGAACAAGATGCAGCCCATCTGCTTCGATCCCAGTGTGGACATCCGGTCCGCGCTTTCCGATTTTTCCTCGCTCTTCCTAGCGAATCTCGCAACAACTGCCGAGAACCGGCTGTTCATTGCAGGCTGGATCTTCAACGTCTTCATGCTCGGATTCTCGCGCGACCGCGCGATTCTGCAGTTTACGGGCGGCGCGGCCTCGGGAAAGACGACGGCGGCGAACCTGGCGTCCCTGCTCATTTACGGCGAGGACTGGGTGGGAAAATCGAAGACCGCTTCGGACTATGCCGACGGTATGACCAACCCGCTCATGATCAAGGACAATTTAGAAGCCCGC
It includes:
- a CDS encoding toprim domain-containing protein is translated as MSDFARIKDAVPLLDFILRESGGRVGKKFSGYVQLEACPFCGGHECFSVHDAEERYFKCFQCEARGDIFGFARLWKEELRSPIESLRYVAQAAGIEIGDAQEAATQTAKQRIWEEATRYFQGVLFAPRNSAPLAYLTSARGHSRIVLEEFGIGFTDGALARHLEKSFSHDELLSSGLALSQGGRVLDKWPPGYFVFPHKMSSRKGFAEIGDFTLKPFGEGKRPIRLQSEYREPGCLFFNQGALSGDEIVVVEGQNDLLSIVGRGEYPNVVATCGQLTEGQIELLKKSCRSICACFDRDDAGKKYFKKLEAALRPELLPPRLRQIAGGEETRLRRVEWFGEAKDIDEYLRGRPQPAEAFARLLSGARAHYRPLTECLSIFRSHAADRKLKFDSPEAAKIQGQIIFEWLGGEKSFFVESSGAQRPYLVYNHKVYPLTQENQWFRALLYDLADIVCAEARSRAIFDTLECRALLEGRQIEVSPWLHVQNDSEIFLHTARADDAVLRIAPGSVTVVPNAESCLLRPSNKMQPICFDPSVDIRSALSDFSSLFLANLATTAENRLFIAGWIFNVFMLGFSRDRAILQFTGGAASGKTTAANLASLLIYGEDWVGKSKTASDYADGMTNPLMIKDNLEARDIDRGTLNFLLAAATGTVNQKRKGGTDSENVYERLNNQVLCTAIEPFEAHELITRTWTIHFEPHHRSPAFQKTAVIERMKEQRSKILSAFFLILAGDILPTYAERRRFYLGHIRQCFPSHSKQRLDEFLAGLFVLVEGLLKYLPAARHIPADHATRALIDETFRAQEEVARETEEQTSPVLFFLTELSKEFFFCESSRNFQSEYKLRLDDSCLIGGAGSQFVFRASSSDLFGAFKYLAKKRGFTECFTSAQQLGARLSDSRETLARAGWEVDARISRGNRIYHFRKQREDEA